The Mangrovibacterium diazotrophicum DNA window TGAAATGGTACAAGTTCTTTCAAAACAGTCCGTGGAGTGTTCGCGCTCAGATAGGATTGACCGGGCACTCGAATGTGAAAAACTGGTATTGGGATCACAGCTCTGTTGAAGATCTTAGCTGGAATGTCCGGGCTTCGTATTACCTAAGCCGGTATAACCTGCGGGCCGATGTGCAAGCCGGTCGATACTTTGCCGGCGACTATGGTACACGCGTTGACTTGACCCGTCACTTTGGGCAGGTAAGTGTCGGCTTTTATGCCTCGTATGCCGGTGGCGATGCCAATGGTGGCTTCCATGTAGCTATTCCGATCGACCCGTTCCGTCATCGCCACCAACATGCCGTTCGCGTGATGGTTGCCCCTTACTTCGACCAGGAATACACGCTTGAGGGCGCCCTTACGACCGCCCGGTACTATGAAACGAGCCCGCGCGAAAACCGTTCAGAAATGGATCTTTACCCGCAATACATAGACTATTTAATCAATAAATCGAAAACAAAATGATGAACGTGGAAAAAACTCTGAAAGCACCTTTTATTTTACTCGCCTTTTTAACTCTCGGACTTTGCAGCCTGAATGCCTGCCGTGATGAAGATCCGGAATTTACAACGATCGACGACATCCTGGATGTTAGTGTAGCAACCGACTATTCTTCCGCTATCACATCGGCGACCAGCCTGGATGCATTACCGGAAGAGGTTGATGCCGCTGCCACGGTAGCCGAAGAGGTGATAAGTACAGAGAGCATTGAAACCTTCAGCAGTGTTGACCTGACTAATGTTGTTGCCGATCTGGAAGCACAAATCACACTGAGTAAAGAAGAAACCTCCCTGTTATTGAAAAACGACGCGGCGACCTACAAGACGGTTGTCAGCCGCTTTGCGACTTTACCCGGCTTTACATCAGGCACGGAAATGAATCAGATTGCCTCGAATATGGCAGGGAGCGAGGAATGGAGTGACTTCCGGATCGAGGTGAGCGGTTCGGCAGAATACCTGTATGCTGACGACTATTACAAAGCAGTGGTGACGATGCAGAAGTTTATCAGTCAAACAACCATCCCAACACTCGAACAGATTGAAGTCCTCAAAACATCAGGCGACAAGGCAGCCTATATCAACCAGCAGACGGCTGCACTTACGGACGCGCAAAAGCGCCAAATTGCAACGATGGTTTGCATCAGCATTCATCATTTTCAGCAATTCGTACAAGCATTCCTGAACTCTCTGCCCGACCACGATGGCGGCGCGTCGAACTAATCCTGATCTTCATTGAATTTGTCAGTTCTAAAAAAACGCAACGCAAAAGCTGCGGAAACCAATTTCATCCAGCAGCTTTCGCATTCGTTTCACTATAGCGGAAATCAGACCTTGCAGCATAGGCGATTTCCCGAACGGAAGACTCCTTGTCGTGAGAAAATTGATGCAACGTCCGAAACAGATGTCCATCGTGCTGAGCTGAGCCGACGCGGTCGAAAGACAAAACCAGCTGCTAGAGGCGCACTCAAAATCTGTCTTATGATTGGGCTTACAATTCTGGCATTTTCGAGTCAACTATCCGCTCAACAATACATCGGCGGTAGTGGTTTACTAAAGATCCCCGGGGGAGAATTGCGCCCGGATAAAACCGTAATAATTGGTTCCAATTATCTACCGGAAGGAATCGAAACCGCTCGTATCCATTATAACACCGCTAACTATTTTTTCAGCATTAGTTTTCTTCCTTTTCTGGAAGCGAACTACTACTTAACCTTCTTAAAAGACAATGCTGGTGTATTCAATCAACAAGATCGTTCTTTCGGGCTAAAACTGAGAGCATGGAAAGAAAAGGCCGCCCGCCCGTCTCTTTTACTTGGCATGAACGACTTTTACACTCACACAGCCGAAGAAAACAATCAAACCTTTGCCAGTATCTACCTTGTCTCTGACAAAACACTGCCGATTCAAGACCATCGACTGAAACTCACACTTGGTTATGGGTTCCGTTTTAAAGGGAAGAGCAATTTGAATGGCTTGTTTGGTGGCCTTCGTTTTTACCCGGCAAAACTAAACTGGCTGGAGCTATTGGCGGAATATGACTCAAAGCACCTCAACTGTGCAGTCTCGGTGCTACTATGGAAACACCTTTCGCTTTACGGTGGCTGGTACGGAATTGGAGAACCGGCTGCAGGATTGGCTTATCGGTTTCAGTTACCCTAGCAGAGAGCTGGGAGCAAAGAGCGAAGAGTCCTGTGATAAGTGATCAGTCGCAGTTTACAGGGATAGAAGGATGGATGGATTGATGGATTGATTTACTCTTGAAACCCGTAACCTGTAACTCAAAACCCACAACGCGTAACTCGAAAACAACGAATCAACAAATAGAATAATTTTACTGACCTGAAACATGGATAACAACGAAGAATTACTAAAACTCTTACTACCGAAAGAGGAAGAACCGCAGAACATCAAAGATTTTCTGTTTAAAATACTTTACTACTGGAAGTGGTTTCTGCTGACTGCGATTCTGGGTGTAGGTGCAGCTTTTGTGTTCAATCATTTCGCGCCTCCTCAATACCGGGTGAACAGCGTACTAATCGTGAAAGACAGTAAATCTGAAAGCCTGAGCCTGGATAATATTTTCAGCAGTTCACCGCTAAAATCAGATGTGAAAATCGAGAACCACATCGGCATGCTGACTTCATTCACGATGAACCACCAGGTTTTGGAAAACCTGGGCTGGCATATTTCGTGGTATAAATCGATGCCACTGGGCGATTTTACCATGTACGGAAACGAACCTTACCGAGTTGAATTCAGTTCCGATGCGTTTAACCTAAAAGGAGTTCCCATCCATGTTGAGGTTTTAGACGATAAACGCTACAAAGTTGACGTCGATGCAAAGACGATGCTATTGGGGATTGAAACCGAAGTTGTCTTTGAAAAAGAGGGCGTGTTCGGACAGCCCTTCGAGAACCAGTATTTTAGTTTTACCCTGCAAAAAGCGGTTACTCCTAAAGAAGGGAAATATTACTTTGTGTTTAACGATCTGGGGAAACTCACCCTGGCTAATCTCGCAAAACTCCAGATCAGCGCCGTTAATAAAAATGCGGATCTGATCAATCTGCAGATTGAGGGACAAAACCCGAACCAAGAGATTACCTATCTGAACGAGCTTTCGCATGTGTACATTCAATACGGGCTGAAGGAAAAGAATCAGATTTCAGAAAATACGATTCAATTTATAGACCACCAGTTGAAGGACATCGTAGATACCTTGAAATCGACCAGCAACCAGTTCACAGAGTACCGTTCCAGCAAAAAGGTATTTGACCTGGGGACAGAAGCCTCGCTGGTTGCAGAGAAACTCTCGGACCTTGATTCGAAACGCTCCATGGCTAAATTACAACTCGAGTATTACGAAAACCTTCGCAAATACGCGAGCCAGGAAGACGAGATGAAAAACATGGTCATTCCGAGTGTGGTTGGCATCACCGACCAGGGCTTAAACAGCATGGTGGTTCGTTTGAGCGAGCTGAATAGTAAAAAAGAAGCCCTCTCCTACAGTTTGCATAGCAAAAACCCGAGCGTATTGGTCATTGACAAAGAGATCGAATACCTGCGAAAGAGCCTGGAAGAAAACCTGAACAACCTGGTTTTCAACACAACCAACGAGCTTAAATCGATTGAGAAAGACATTGCAGAGGTAAACAAACAGCTGGCCATGTATCCGCAAACCGAACAGGACCTGATCAACATCAAACGGATGGTAGACCTGAACAACGAATTGTACACCTTCCTGTTACAACGCCGGGCTGAGGCCCAGATTACAAAGGCTTCCAATGTACCGGATGTCGACATTTTGGATCCGGCGCGCTATGATACGATCGAAAAAACCGGTCCCCGTAAGAAGCTAAACCTGATCATCGGGCTAATTATGGGCTTGGCAATTCCTTTTGTGATCATAGTTATCCGGGACTTTTTAGATGAAACAGTGCACGATCGCGAACAGGTTGAAAAACTAACCGACATACCGGTTGTTGCCGATATTATGCACAGCAACTACCGTGAGCCTTTGCCGGTGATCACGCACACCCGGTCGGTGTTGGCCGAATCCTTCCGCGATTTACGTACGAGCCTCGAGTACCTGAGCCTCGGCAAGGAAAATGGTGTTCTGGGCGTCCACTCTACAATTCCTGGAGAAGGTAAGTCATTCGTTGCCTCCAACCTGGCTGCGATGATCGCCATGAACAAGATGAAAGTTGTGATCGTTGGAGCCGACATGCGCAAACCGACACTGCATAACTATTTTGGCTTACCTAAAGAAGTGGGTCTAAGCACTTACCTGATCGGCCATCACGATTTGGATGAAGTGATCAAACACAGTGAATTGGAAAACCTGGATGTCATAACATCGGGGATTGTTCCTCCAAACCCGGTTGAATTGTTGAGTTCTGACGAATTCGGAAATCTTATCGACGATCTAAAGCAACGTTACGACCTTGTGGTCATCGACAATTCTCCGATGAACCTGGTAACAGACGGTGCGGTCATTAGCCGCTATACAGATAGCAACCTGTTTGTCGTGCGTCAAAAATATACACCACGCAAACTCATTCTGAAACTGAAACAAATTATCAGTAAGAACAAAATGGAGAAGGCCGGCATTGTATTAAATGATATTAACCCGAAACGCTACGCCAGCTATAGCTATAATTATAGTGGTGGCTACTATAAGAAAGGCTACTATGGTAAACGCGACGGCTACTTTGACGAAAACACGAACGGGAAAGGCAGTCTGAATGATTTTAAACCCGGCAAGAAAAAGAAAGTAAATGATTTTAGCCATTGATTTCGACGGCACGATCGTCGAGCATAAATACCCAAAAATCGGTAAAGAAATCCCCTTGGCGATTGACAAACTACGCCAGCTACAGGAAGATGGTTTCCAATTAATCCTTTGGACATCGAGGTACGGCGAATTGCTCGATGAAGCGGTAGCCTATTGTCAAGACCGGGGGCTGGAATTCTATGCCATCAATAAGAACTTCCCTGAAGAGACAGATAACCATGAAGCGGGCCGCAAGATTGTCGCCGATTGTTACATTGACGACCGCAATCTGGGCGGCCTTCCCAACTGGACAGAGATCTACCGGCTCGTAACGGGTAAAGAAGAAATTGTCACTCCGGTTCGTCGGGCATCTGTTTTCAGTTGGCGGAGAAGCTGACCAGTTTGAAAATGTGATAGAAGTAACACTGGTTATTTAAAGTCAATGGTAGCCCCGGGAGTTGTCAGTTATAAGGTTACAGTTTTGAGTTAGAGGTTCCAAGTGCTGCCCTTAATCGTTAATCAATTACTCTGTTCCCGGTGCTCTCCCTCTCCGCTATCTTAGGCTTTTGCGTTCTGTAATCGTTATTCGTTAATCCGTCAAGGATAATCTTGCAGCAAGCACCTGGCTACTTGTAGCCTGACTACCATCTAAAATCCGATATTCCTCGTCCTTGAGTTAATAGCCCCGGCTTGAAAACTCATCCTATACTTACGGCTGATTCGTTGTTAAATAGCAGCAGGCCCTTGCTCCTTGCGTTTACTCGCTTTGGTAGCAGGGGCTTTTTAATTTTAATTGAATGATCTTTGCATTAAGACACGCTTCCCCAAAAAAAGCCCCCTGATATCTATATTACCTTCCTAAAACATCAAAATCTCCATCGACTGACTATTCATTTTGCTTCCACCCCCTTGCAAATCCAAACAATCTGTCAACAAATCCTCAATCAACCGATCAGCCGCCTCGGTTTTTGTTAATTTAATCTAAACGACTCTATCCTTAAAAAGTGCTGTGAAACATTATTTTTCTCATTTCGTGTTCTGAAATTACGCTTTCAATCACCAATTCACCTCATTCATCCAACTTTGCATTGGCTTAACACATATTAACATCAATTGTCGTAATTTAGACTTGTGACTCTTTTTCTCCGAAAGGTAAAAGAATAAGATTCACCTAGGACTTAGTAATTCAATCATTTTTTTCAGCATTACAACTACATGTAACTGACGAGGCGAAGCTATGCGCTTCTATCTACCTTTCAGGGTTTAATCATTCGGGGTTCGACTTTTAAAGCATAAAATAATTTGTATTCGGCTCTTTAAACGATGCGTTTTCAACATCGAGCCAAACTGGTTTAGTTCGGGATTTACGTCTATTGAAGCGTCGATCAGTCAGGACATACCTGAAGTCGAAATCAAATTTGACTTCGATCAGTGTTTAAGAGATCAACGGAAAAATCATGAGAAAATTAAAATTCGGAAAAGCGGCTCAATTGATCTGCTCTTCTCTTTACATAGTCATACTCCTATTGGCATGCTTTAGCAACACGCTACATGCACAATCGAACGAGACACTTCCTACTTTATCTAAAGTGGAAGGGAGTGGCTCTCCGACCAGGTATGCCCTATTCGCAGAGATGAAGCAAGATGGCTTCGGAGCAGTCACCAATAGCCCTGCTTATCCTAAATATTATACCTCGAGTGGGACTTCTCAGCAAGTGTATGAATCCCCAAAAACAAAAAATTACGGCGCGTTCATCCAGACAGGAGTTATCTTGACAACTGACAGTCTGGTTCCCTTTTGGATGCGAAGCCGCCAGTACGGGAGTATCCCCTTGGATGGGTTTTCCGGCTCTGTCTTGGCCGGAGCTCACAAGGAGTACAATAAGAACCGCAAGCAACTTCTTGATTGGGCGGCAGGATTCGAAGGGCGATTTAACGTCAACGAATCAAAGAATGAAGTTCTCTTGATTGAGGGCTACGTGAAAGGCCGCATAAGTATGTTTGAGATCAAAGGTGGTCGCTTCAAGGATTTTACCGGATTAGTTGACAGCACACTCTCCAGTGGAGCATTCTCACTCTCCGGCAATGCCTTAGGTATTCCTAAAGTTGAAATCGGATTCCCTGAATATTGGGATATCCCGTTTACAAGAAAACTTATTGCCGTCAAAGGCAACCTATCTTACGGTTGGTTCGGAAAAAATTACTATCGAAATTGGAAATATTATTTCTACACCGAAACTTATTATCACCAAACCAGTTTTTACGGGAGACTTGGCAAGCCAAATTGGAAAGTTAAACTCTACGGAGGGATAAACCATCAAGCAATTTGGGGCGGGGAAGATGAAGCTTATAACAGTTGGGATCTCTCTCAATGGGAAACCTTTAAATATGTCTTTATAGGAAAAACATATCGAAAAAAGAATATACCAGCAACCAAAATAGGCAATCATGTGGGTTCCATAGACCAAGCATTGACTTATGATACCAAGAAATTATCGTTCTTTCTGTACCATCAATTTTTCTACGAAGCTGGT harbors:
- a CDS encoding YjbH domain-containing protein, whose product is MIGLTILAFSSQLSAQQYIGGSGLLKIPGGELRPDKTVIIGSNYLPEGIETARIHYNTANYFFSISFLPFLEANYYLTFLKDNAGVFNQQDRSFGLKLRAWKEKAARPSLLLGMNDFYTHTAEENNQTFASIYLVSDKTLPIQDHRLKLTLGYGFRFKGKSNLNGLFGGLRFYPAKLNWLELLAEYDSKHLNCAVSVLLWKHLSLYGGWYGIGEPAAGLAYRFQLP
- a CDS encoding GumC family protein, with amino-acid sequence MDNNEELLKLLLPKEEEPQNIKDFLFKILYYWKWFLLTAILGVGAAFVFNHFAPPQYRVNSVLIVKDSKSESLSLDNIFSSSPLKSDVKIENHIGMLTSFTMNHQVLENLGWHISWYKSMPLGDFTMYGNEPYRVEFSSDAFNLKGVPIHVEVLDDKRYKVDVDAKTMLLGIETEVVFEKEGVFGQPFENQYFSFTLQKAVTPKEGKYYFVFNDLGKLTLANLAKLQISAVNKNADLINLQIEGQNPNQEITYLNELSHVYIQYGLKEKNQISENTIQFIDHQLKDIVDTLKSTSNQFTEYRSSKKVFDLGTEASLVAEKLSDLDSKRSMAKLQLEYYENLRKYASQEDEMKNMVIPSVVGITDQGLNSMVVRLSELNSKKEALSYSLHSKNPSVLVIDKEIEYLRKSLEENLNNLVFNTTNELKSIEKDIAEVNKQLAMYPQTEQDLINIKRMVDLNNELYTFLLQRRAEAQITKASNVPDVDILDPARYDTIEKTGPRKKLNLIIGLIMGLAIPFVIIVIRDFLDETVHDREQVEKLTDIPVVADIMHSNYREPLPVITHTRSVLAESFRDLRTSLEYLSLGKENGVLGVHSTIPGEGKSFVASNLAAMIAMNKMKVVIVGADMRKPTLHNYFGLPKEVGLSTYLIGHHDLDEVIKHSELENLDVITSGIVPPNPVELLSSDEFGNLIDDLKQRYDLVVIDNSPMNLVTDGAVISRYTDSNLFVVRQKYTPRKLILKLKQIISKNKMEKAGIVLNDINPKRYASYSYNYSGGYYKKGYYGKRDGYFDENTNGKGSLNDFKPGKKKKVNDFSH
- a CDS encoding BT0820 family HAD-type phosphatase, giving the protein MILAIDFDGTIVEHKYPKIGKEIPLAIDKLRQLQEDGFQLILWTSRYGELLDEAVAYCQDRGLEFYAINKNFPEETDNHEAGRKIVADCYIDDRNLGGLPNWTEIYRLVTGKEEIVTPVRRASVFSWRRS
- a CDS encoding capsule assembly Wzi family protein, with the protein product MRKLKFGKAAQLICSSLYIVILLLACFSNTLHAQSNETLPTLSKVEGSGSPTRYALFAEMKQDGFGAVTNSPAYPKYYTSSGTSQQVYESPKTKNYGAFIQTGVILTTDSLVPFWMRSRQYGSIPLDGFSGSVLAGAHKEYNKNRKQLLDWAAGFEGRFNVNESKNEVLLIEGYVKGRISMFEIKGGRFKDFTGLVDSTLSSGAFSLSGNALGIPKVEIGFPEYWDIPFTRKLIAVKGNLSYGWFGKNYYRNWKYYFYTETYYHQTSFYGRLGKPNWKVKLYGGINHQAIWGGEDEAYNSWDLSQWETFKYVFIGKTYRKKNIPATKIGNHVGSIDQALTYDTKKLSFFLYHQFFYEAGAIATFANAKDGLWGLSVKNKVPNSNTVFTWNKILFEFLYSKSQGGEPDSKPRNSGFEDYYDNPYYVSGWTYQGENLGNPFFTQVKYARDELPEPKSTFQSFSNNRLMLFHLASEFSISGFYCKTLLSYSMNYGNYTTSPSARGLGDHIRYFPPPYFGQQNQFSGYLETCKLVGKNLELGVKFSIDQGDLLYNSLGGAITLTKRW